A window of the Chloroflexus sp. Y-396-1 genome harbors these coding sequences:
- a CDS encoding nucleoside hydrolase has translation MNAPRRIILDTDPGIDDALAILLALASPEVELLGLSIVHGNCTLAEAVANGLAILELGGGQHIPLFVGCDRPLLRPLTTAHDTHGQRGLGYAQLPPADLQPAREHAVDFIIRTALSAPGEITLVAVGPLTNVALALRKEPRLAGALREIVMMGSALRADGNVTPRAEFNVYADPHAAHIVFSSGVPLVIMPWDITRLVRLHESEVDRLAQPGKPIGRFIADATRFYIEFHRRYFGYDGCAINDPAALALVFLPDLATYADVYVAVETCSSLTMGFTVADFMLSGGRQPNARAVVEFDTPRFLSLFVERMRTLEERLYP, from the coding sequence ATGAACGCGCCTCGCCGGATTATCCTCGATACCGATCCGGGTATCGATGATGCTTTAGCTATCTTGCTCGCGCTGGCCTCGCCCGAAGTGGAATTACTCGGTCTCAGCATAGTCCATGGAAACTGCACCCTGGCCGAAGCAGTGGCTAATGGACTTGCCATCCTCGAACTGGGTGGTGGTCAACACATACCGCTGTTTGTCGGCTGTGATCGTCCGCTACTCCGGCCATTGACAACCGCTCACGACACTCATGGTCAGCGCGGCCTCGGCTATGCGCAGCTTCCCCCTGCCGACCTGCAACCGGCTCGCGAACACGCCGTTGATTTCATCATTCGCACAGCCCTGTCTGCACCCGGTGAAATAACGCTGGTGGCGGTTGGGCCATTGACAAACGTTGCTCTTGCCCTGCGCAAAGAACCGCGTCTGGCCGGTGCGCTGCGTGAAATCGTGATGATGGGAAGTGCATTGCGCGCTGATGGTAATGTGACGCCACGTGCTGAATTTAATGTCTACGCCGACCCACACGCGGCACACATCGTTTTTTCTTCAGGTGTCCCGCTGGTCATTATGCCCTGGGACATCACTCGTCTGGTGCGCTTGCACGAGAGCGAGGTTGATCGGCTGGCGCAACCAGGCAAACCAATCGGTCGCTTCATTGCCGATGCTACTCGCTTCTATATCGAGTTCCATCGCCGCTACTTTGGGTACGATGGTTGTGCTATCAACGATCCGGCAGCTCTAGCGCTCGTCTTTCTCCCCGATCTAGCAACTTATGCCGATGTCTACGTTGCAGTTGAGACCTGTAGTTCGCTGACGATGGGTTTCACGGTGGCCGATTTCATGCTAAGCGGTGGTCGGCAGCCAAACGCCCGTGCGGTGGTTGAATTTGATACTCCCCGTTTCCTATCTCTCTTTGTGGAACGAATGCGAACTCTCGAAGAGCGGTTGTATCCCTGA
- a CDS encoding ribonuclease H-like domain-containing protein, with translation MRAYLDIETTYNGTMSVIGIYRHDRGVIQLVGSGIYDVALYEALESITTIVTFNGSSFDLPVIKRQLQADLRAEFAHRDLLHECRRRGLRGGLKGVEETLGIRRASSGLTGRDAPRLWARYEDYGDRVALQMLLDYNRDDVINLAMIEALLDVDNLPVANPARIVKLG, from the coding sequence ATGCGGGCCTACCTTGATATTGAAACAACCTACAACGGCACGATGAGTGTGATCGGGATATACCGTCACGACCGCGGAGTTATCCAATTGGTCGGTAGCGGAATCTATGACGTTGCTCTCTATGAAGCTCTCGAATCTATCACTACCATCGTAACCTTCAACGGAAGCAGCTTTGACCTACCGGTGATTAAACGTCAGCTCCAGGCCGATCTTCGCGCCGAGTTCGCTCATCGCGATCTCTTGCACGAATGTCGCCGTCGAGGACTTCGCGGCGGATTAAAAGGCGTGGAAGAGACGTTGGGAATTCGTCGTGCTTCAAGTGGTCTGACCGGACGTGATGCACCGCGCCTCTGGGCACGCTACGAGGACTATGGCGACCGTGTCGCATTACAAATGCTGCTCGACTATAACCGTGATGATGTTATCAATCTGGCAATGATAGAAGCACTCCTCGACGTCGACAACCTGCCGGTCGCTAATCCGGCTCGCATCGTCAAATTAGGATAA
- the pknB gene encoding Stk1 family PASTA domain-containing Ser/Thr kinase, protein MQPQILDGRYQIERLLGEGGMARVYLGRDLRLNRPVAIKIPHPYLMTDPEFLARFRHEAHAAAMVSHPNLVDVYDVGQDGNQHYIVMEYVAGVTLKQLINREAPFAVPRAVRIAEQIARGLHAAHRAGLIHRDIKPQNIIVTDEGQVRITDFGVAKSRLSTAMTETGVALGTVDYIAPEQAQGRPATPQSDIYALGVVLYEMLTGRLPFTGDNPVAVAMKHISEPPTPPRRYNPQIPLALEAVILRALAKDPAQRHASALELAEELQAYDRLGSQATVVNPGIAPPAQVRPINPPRPAQVTVSRPASMPSPRPATMRAPRQEGIGCGFFLVGMLTLVGVLAVVFFVSSGMMTTLFSSDLRRPSPNVPGNVQSIPETPSPTPVATTTVPNIVGQSDGEARTLLQQYQLIPAPTGEYNRDVPQGIVISQTLSPGTMVEVNSPLSYTVSLGPLLIAVPDVSSTRSDIARNQLIAAGFTVKIIEEPSRTVDAGFVIRQTPSANLRIPQGDEVTLYVSLGDVVRFPDVIGLSRLQAEAILNNTAGLVLVYVDVQGRDRLSDFDKYAPNQVVSAARETESGYVGLNNGDYIPRGSRIVLGIRAEE, encoded by the coding sequence ATGCAACCACAAATTCTCGACGGACGCTATCAAATTGAACGACTCTTAGGTGAAGGTGGGATGGCCCGTGTCTATCTGGGGCGTGATCTACGGCTGAATCGCCCGGTAGCGATTAAAATACCTCATCCCTATCTCATGACCGATCCTGAATTTCTGGCCCGTTTCCGTCACGAAGCTCATGCAGCCGCGATGGTGAGTCATCCTAATCTGGTCGATGTCTACGACGTAGGGCAAGACGGGAACCAGCACTATATCGTGATGGAATATGTGGCCGGGGTAACACTCAAACAGTTGATCAACCGGGAAGCGCCGTTTGCTGTTCCGCGAGCAGTGCGGATCGCTGAACAGATTGCACGTGGCCTGCACGCAGCCCATCGCGCCGGATTAATCCATCGTGATATAAAACCGCAAAACATAATTGTGACTGATGAAGGACAAGTGCGGATTACCGATTTTGGGGTTGCCAAGAGTCGTCTTTCAACGGCTATGACCGAAACCGGCGTGGCACTGGGCACAGTTGATTACATTGCTCCAGAACAAGCTCAGGGCCGACCAGCAACTCCTCAATCAGATATTTACGCGCTGGGAGTCGTCTTATACGAAATGCTCACCGGACGTTTACCTTTCACCGGTGATAATCCGGTGGCTGTGGCGATGAAACATATCAGTGAACCACCAACCCCACCACGACGCTATAACCCGCAAATACCACTTGCGCTTGAAGCAGTTATTTTGCGTGCATTAGCCAAAGATCCTGCGCAACGACATGCCAGTGCGCTAGAGCTAGCCGAGGAGTTGCAAGCGTATGATCGGTTGGGTTCACAGGCAACAGTAGTGAATCCAGGGATTGCACCACCAGCTCAGGTGCGCCCGATCAATCCACCGCGACCGGCTCAAGTCACGGTCAGTCGCCCGGCATCAATGCCTAGTCCGCGTCCGGCCACGATGCGTGCCCCTCGTCAGGAAGGAATCGGTTGTGGTTTCTTTCTAGTTGGGATGCTCACGCTTGTTGGGGTATTGGCAGTCGTCTTTTTTGTCAGCAGTGGTATGATGACCACTCTTTTCAGTAGTGATCTTCGTCGGCCATCGCCGAATGTGCCAGGGAATGTTCAGAGCATCCCTGAGACGCCGTCGCCAACGCCTGTTGCAACAACGACTGTGCCCAACATTGTTGGGCAAAGTGATGGTGAAGCGCGTACCTTGCTGCAACAGTATCAGCTTATTCCCGCTCCTACCGGTGAATACAATCGTGACGTCCCGCAAGGAATTGTTATTTCGCAGACACTCTCGCCCGGTACAATGGTAGAGGTCAATAGCCCGCTATCGTATACCGTTAGTTTGGGACCATTACTAATAGCAGTTCCTGATGTCAGTAGTACGCGCAGCGACATTGCGCGCAATCAATTAATCGCTGCTGGCTTTACGGTCAAGATTATTGAAGAACCGAGTCGAACGGTAGATGCCGGTTTTGTGATCAGGCAAACACCAAGCGCCAATCTGCGTATTCCACAAGGCGATGAGGTAACTCTCTACGTGAGCCTGGGTGATGTGGTGCGTTTCCCCGATGTCATCGGACTGAGCCGGTTACAGGCTGAAGCAATTCTTAACAATACTGCCGGATTAGTTCTCGTCTATGTTGATGTCCAGGGGCGCGACCGACTATCCGACTTCGACAAGTACGCACCGAATCAAGTGGTGAGCGCCGCACGCGAAACAGAAAGTGGTTATGTCGGATTAAACAATGGCGACTATATTCCGCGGGGAAGTCGAATCGTCTTGGGGATACGTGCAGAGGAGTAG
- a CDS encoding ABC transporter ATP-binding protein — MQTVDNSVICCEHVTKSYLEGERRRTVLQDVCLRIQPGELVVLLGKSGSGKSTLLNLVSGIDAPDSGAIWVANRRLDQLSERERTLFRRRSIGFVFQFYNLAPTLTALENVLLPLELNGQRGSVARAAALTMLEAVGLADRANTYPDRLSGGEQQRVAIARALVHNPDLVLADEPTGNLDSDTGAQVLDLLDRLTRQVGKTLLMVTHSREMIGVADRVFQLRNGRILEEHSSLVG, encoded by the coding sequence ATGCAAACGGTTGACAATTCTGTTATCTGTTGCGAGCACGTAACCAAGTCATACCTGGAAGGCGAACGTCGGCGCACAGTGTTGCAAGACGTGTGCCTGCGCATTCAGCCAGGTGAACTGGTTGTGTTGCTTGGTAAGAGTGGCAGCGGTAAGAGCACATTGTTAAATCTGGTAAGCGGTATCGACGCTCCAGACAGCGGCGCAATTTGGGTTGCTAACCGGCGCCTCGATCAACTGTCTGAGCGTGAACGCACGCTCTTTCGGCGCCGATCTATCGGATTTGTGTTTCAGTTCTACAACCTAGCCCCTACCCTAACGGCGCTGGAAAATGTGCTATTGCCGCTCGAACTAAATGGTCAGCGCGGTTCTGTAGCCCGCGCAGCAGCGCTTACCATGCTTGAAGCGGTCGGATTAGCCGATCGCGCCAACACCTACCCTGATCGCCTCAGCGGCGGTGAGCAGCAGCGGGTTGCTATCGCACGAGCGTTGGTACATAACCCCGATCTGGTGCTGGCCGATGAGCCAACCGGCAACCTGGATAGTGATACCGGTGCGCAGGTACTTGATCTCCTTGATCGACTGACCCGTCAGGTGGGGAAGACACTGCTGATGGTGACGCACAGTCGCGAGATGATCGGTGTGGCCGACCGAGTCTTCCAGTTGCGAAACGGTCGTATTCTGGAAGAGCATTCATCACTCGTTGGATGA
- a CDS encoding branched-chain amino acid transaminase, with protein MPIQKMDYIWFNGELVEWDKATVHVMAHVIHYGTSFFEGIRCYETPQGPAIFRLTPHMQRLIDSAKIYRTVIPYTLDQLVAAVKETVRANRLRSGYIRPVVFRGYGEIGVNPLNNPVEVAIATIEWGKYLGAEAMEQGVDVCISSWNRFAPNTMPALAKAGGNYMNSQLIKMEAITNGYAEGIALDADGHISEGSGENLFLVRNGIVYTPPLTSSILSGITRDTVITLLRDMGVEVREQILPREMLYLADELFFTGTAAEVTPIRSVDRIPVGSGRRGPITAAVQEAFFGIVQGERPDRYGWLEYA; from the coding sequence ATGCCGATCCAAAAAATGGACTACATCTGGTTCAACGGTGAGCTGGTAGAGTGGGATAAGGCCACTGTCCACGTGATGGCACACGTTATCCACTACGGTACCAGCTTTTTTGAAGGCATTCGTTGCTACGAAACACCGCAGGGGCCGGCCATTTTTCGCCTGACGCCCCACATGCAGCGACTGATCGATTCGGCAAAGATCTATCGCACAGTGATCCCGTACACACTTGACCAGTTAGTGGCCGCTGTGAAAGAGACGGTTCGCGCCAATCGGTTACGCTCAGGCTACATTCGTCCGGTCGTCTTCCGCGGTTATGGCGAGATCGGGGTAAACCCGCTCAACAACCCGGTGGAAGTGGCAATTGCTACGATTGAGTGGGGAAAATATCTCGGCGCCGAAGCGATGGAACAAGGTGTTGATGTTTGCATTTCATCGTGGAACCGCTTTGCCCCCAACACCATGCCGGCCTTAGCAAAGGCGGGTGGTAACTACATGAATTCGCAATTGATCAAGATGGAAGCCATCACCAACGGCTATGCCGAGGGTATCGCCCTCGATGCAGATGGTCATATCAGCGAAGGAAGCGGCGAGAATCTGTTTTTGGTGCGCAACGGGATCGTGTATACGCCGCCGTTAACTTCATCAATCTTGAGCGGAATTACCCGCGATACCGTGATAACGCTGCTCCGTGACATGGGAGTTGAGGTACGCGAGCAGATACTCCCACGCGAGATGCTGTACCTGGCCGATGAACTCTTCTTCACCGGGACGGCTGCCGAGGTGACACCGATCCGTTCCGTGGATCGTATTCCGGTCGGATCGGGACGGCGTGGGCCAATTACTGCCGCTGTACAAGAGGCCTTCTTCGGCATTGTACAGGGAGAGCGACCTGATCGTTATGGATGGCTTGAGTATGCCTGA
- the rdgB gene encoding RdgB/HAM1 family non-canonical purine NTP pyrophosphatase, whose translation MRELLIATHNPSKLREFTDIFADLDLRLYSLADVGIQTVVEETGQTFAENARLKAEGYRSISGLPTLADDSGLEVAALGGAPGVHSARYGGLSGPAQLQYLLDQMRDIPWHQRLARFVCVIALAHPEYPTELVEGTLPGVIEFAPRGTGGFGYDPLFYVLDEDATLAELSAERKNQISHRAKAARAAREVLLRWQRVT comes from the coding sequence ATGCGCGAACTACTCATTGCGACCCACAATCCGAGCAAATTACGCGAATTCACCGATATATTCGCTGACCTCGACCTGCGTCTCTATTCGTTGGCCGATGTAGGTATTCAAACGGTGGTGGAAGAAACCGGGCAGACCTTTGCCGAAAACGCACGTTTGAAAGCCGAAGGGTATCGGTCGATTAGTGGCTTACCAACGTTAGCCGACGATAGTGGTCTCGAAGTAGCAGCGCTCGGTGGTGCGCCTGGCGTGCATTCAGCGCGGTATGGCGGTCTTTCTGGGCCAGCGCAATTACAATACCTGCTCGATCAAATGCGTGATATTCCCTGGCATCAACGACTCGCACGTTTTGTGTGTGTGATTGCGTTAGCTCATCCTGAGTACCCAACCGAACTCGTCGAAGGCACCCTTCCCGGCGTGATCGAGTTTGCACCTCGTGGAACTGGTGGCTTTGGCTACGATCCGCTCTTTTATGTTCTCGATGAAGATGCAACGCTGGCCGAGCTGAGTGCCGAGCGCAAAAATCAGATCAGTCACCGAGCGAAAGCGGCACGGGCAGCTCGTGAGGTGTTATTACGTTGGCAACGAGTAACATAA
- a CDS encoding DUF4491 family protein produces MLQTSGLWLAIATFLSIWWGHVGVRWLEAKFADIRPPMLVLIIAGFGLNIAALFAPNITIGGICSVVGISLWWDAFELVRQDRRVRHGHAPANPYNPRHARYLAEGHATLHDPLDREPGDVPLITQQSVRDREPEVA; encoded by the coding sequence ATGCTACAAACAAGTGGTCTCTGGTTAGCCATCGCAACCTTTCTCAGTATCTGGTGGGGGCACGTTGGGGTTCGCTGGTTAGAGGCGAAATTTGCTGACATTCGGCCACCGATGCTCGTTCTGATTATCGCCGGTTTCGGGTTAAATATTGCGGCACTCTTTGCTCCGAACATAACGATTGGTGGCATATGTAGTGTGGTAGGTATCTCGTTGTGGTGGGATGCCTTCGAGCTGGTACGCCAGGATCGACGAGTACGCCATGGCCATGCACCGGCCAACCCTTATAACCCGCGTCATGCCCGGTATCTGGCTGAAGGACATGCGACGCTTCACGACCCACTTGATCGCGAGCCAGGCGATGTACCTTTGATAACCCAACAATCGGTACGTGATCGCGAACCGGAAGTTGCCTGA
- a CDS encoding DUF4491 family protein, producing MSWEGIAIGLFSLGIIGFGFFWVIRMEYYLGYLWWPYPLLFGIGIVVLSLFVADAGWSALLGVTGASFIWGATELKEQAVRAELGWFPRNPNPKPLPPFVEFIRKIKAPHL from the coding sequence ATGTCTTGGGAAGGAATTGCCATCGGTCTGTTTAGTCTGGGAATCATTGGGTTTGGGTTTTTCTGGGTCATTCGGATGGAATACTATCTCGGCTATCTCTGGTGGCCGTACCCACTCCTATTCGGTATCGGTATTGTTGTGCTGTCGCTCTTTGTCGCTGACGCAGGCTGGTCAGCGCTGCTAGGGGTAACGGGCGCTTCGTTCATTTGGGGTGCGACCGAGCTAAAGGAGCAGGCAGTCCGGGCGGAATTAGGATGGTTTCCGCGTAATCCGAATCCCAAGCCACTGCCGCCATTTGTTGAATTTATTCGGAAAATAAAGGCACCGCACCTTTGA
- a CDS encoding 5-formyltetrahydrofolate cyclo-ligase → MIDIAAQKTALRARMIVQRDRLSDREWRSARICELVRSLPLFITARAIHCYIPIRSEVDTRPLIAAALAAGKAVAVPVVGSQQQLSHSWIKSLARDEWEPGRFGTLQPRSMIPAQPGEWSLTIVPLVAFDRELYRLGYGGGYYDRLLATAPTIAIGVAFTVQEVARLPREAHDRQLDLVVCEDGLRRRS, encoded by the coding sequence ATGATCGATATTGCCGCTCAAAAAACCGCCTTGCGTGCTAGGATGATCGTGCAGCGGGACAGATTATCCGATCGTGAATGGCGTAGTGCCCGCATTTGTGAGCTGGTACGGTCTTTACCACTATTTATCACCGCCAGAGCAATTCACTGTTATATCCCAATACGTTCAGAAGTTGACACCCGACCGCTCATTGCGGCTGCGCTGGCAGCCGGGAAGGCAGTGGCGGTACCAGTAGTCGGATCGCAGCAGCAGCTTTCACATAGCTGGATCAAGAGCCTGGCGCGAGACGAATGGGAGCCAGGGCGATTCGGCACACTCCAACCGCGATCAATGATACCAGCCCAGCCTGGCGAGTGGTCATTAACCATCGTTCCCTTAGTAGCGTTTGATCGCGAACTGTATCGGCTTGGCTATGGTGGTGGATACTACGACAGGTTATTAGCAACCGCACCGACCATCGCTATCGGTGTCGCCTTCACCGTGCAGGAAGTTGCGAGGCTGCCGCGTGAAGCTCACGACCGTCAGCTTGATCTAGTTGTGTGCGAAGATGGCCTGCGTCGACGGAGTTGA
- a CDS encoding nitronate monooxygenase, producing MRACDLPMIIQGGMGAAVSDWRLARAVAACGQLGVISGTGIDTILIRRLQDGDPDGAMRRAMAHFPLPGVAERVLTTYFRPAGRAPDEPYELLPMYNLKVSKERQQIAMLAAFVEVWLAKEGHNRPIGMNLLTKIQLPNLALLYGAMLAGVDVIIMGAGIPREIPAALDALAAHRPAQLTAEIDGDEGSPPTYITFDPLTHWESAPPSLHRPLFLPIVASVSLATMFARKIAGVDGLVIEGPTAGGHNAPPRGELRLNERGEPVYGPRDMVDPTKIAALGLPFWLAGGTASPEGLATARAAGAMGIQVGTLFAFCNESGLADPLRRSVLEALARGAVDVFTDPRASPTGYPFKVVRWDTDPAQGVPRQRICDLGYLRTMYRTPKGTIGYRCASEPIATFVKKGGDIAETEGRRCLCNALMSNVGVGQARADIGVEPPLLTSGDDLLRLPTIFDVKQGYSAADVIAYLLGQRPALSSTLLMTQPVESLAG from the coding sequence ATGCGTGCCTGCGATTTGCCGATGATTATTCAAGGTGGCATGGGCGCTGCCGTTTCCGATTGGCGCCTGGCACGGGCGGTTGCAGCCTGTGGGCAGCTTGGCGTTATTTCTGGTACCGGTATCGACACGATTCTGATCCGTCGCTTGCAAGATGGCGATCCTGATGGAGCTATGCGGCGAGCGATGGCTCATTTTCCGCTACCTGGTGTAGCCGAGCGTGTGCTGACCACTTATTTCCGTCCGGCAGGTCGGGCACCTGACGAACCCTATGAACTCTTGCCGATGTATAACCTGAAGGTGAGCAAAGAGCGGCAACAAATTGCCATGTTGGCCGCGTTTGTCGAGGTCTGGTTAGCGAAGGAGGGGCACAACCGTCCTATCGGTATGAATTTATTGACAAAGATACAACTTCCTAATCTGGCATTGCTGTACGGAGCAATGCTGGCCGGAGTTGATGTGATTATTATGGGAGCCGGGATTCCACGGGAAATTCCAGCCGCTCTTGATGCTCTGGCTGCCCATCGACCTGCGCAACTGACTGCTGAGATAGATGGCGATGAAGGCTCACCACCAACCTACATCACCTTCGATCCGCTTACCCACTGGGAGAGTGCGCCGCCGTCTTTGCATCGACCACTCTTTTTGCCGATTGTCGCGAGCGTGTCTCTGGCCACGATGTTTGCCCGTAAGATTGCCGGAGTTGACGGGCTAGTTATTGAGGGGCCGACTGCCGGTGGCCACAATGCCCCACCACGTGGTGAATTACGGCTTAACGAACGGGGCGAACCGGTGTACGGGCCGCGAGATATGGTCGATCCGACGAAGATTGCCGCACTCGGTTTACCCTTCTGGCTGGCCGGTGGTACTGCTTCTCCAGAAGGACTGGCAACTGCACGTGCAGCAGGTGCGATGGGGATTCAGGTTGGTACGCTCTTCGCCTTCTGCAACGAGTCGGGGTTGGCCGATCCGCTACGTCGTTCAGTGCTTGAAGCTCTGGCACGCGGCGCTGTTGATGTCTTTACCGACCCGCGCGCATCGCCAACCGGCTATCCGTTTAAGGTGGTGCGCTGGGATACCGATCCGGCTCAGGGAGTCCCACGGCAGCGCATTTGCGATCTGGGCTATTTGCGTACAATGTATCGAACCCCCAAAGGAACAATTGGCTATCGGTGTGCTAGCGAACCAATTGCAACGTTTGTGAAGAAGGGCGGTGATATTGCTGAAACCGAAGGGCGGCGTTGCTTGTGCAATGCGCTGATGTCGAATGTCGGCGTTGGGCAGGCCCGTGCCGATATTGGGGTCGAACCGCCACTGCTAACGAGTGGTGACGATTTGCTGCGCCTGCCCACAATCTTCGATGTGAAGCAAGGATATTCGGCAGCCGATGTGATTGCCTATCTGCTCGGTCAACGACCAGCCCTGTCTTCAACACTTTTGATGACGCAACCGGTTGAGTCGCTGGCCGGCTAG
- a CDS encoding PD40 domain-containing protein: MKRLLSAILLCLLLSLLSACASTPVSTTPTPPAALQGDTVSGRILFCRDDGIWLWEERTARRLISPPATQPAFSPSGEQIAYVTVRDGASDLLIADQTGTVLTQLTDHNPAVPVGSLDRVYRAVWAFYPTWLPDGNGILAAVQTAPPVGDPPVDAPLALFRYDMTGQRQPVFSDSNAHLGRSIVLPTGDLIAVRTPLGSDSQQQLVRIVNGRATPLAGAPTPAYDPAISPDGNWLIFAVGVNGGSDLYALPVDGGAPVRLTDIGTARAPVFAPDGNTLAFLAVPSGGRGFDLFIAEVTITAEALSLGPPRRLSTDFAINADGGLSWTK, translated from the coding sequence ATGAAACGTCTACTATCTGCAATCTTGCTCTGCTTGCTGCTCAGCCTGCTGTCAGCCTGTGCCTCAACACCGGTTTCGACTACTCCGACTCCACCAGCAGCACTCCAGGGTGATACCGTTTCCGGTCGTATTCTTTTTTGTCGTGATGATGGCATCTGGCTTTGGGAGGAACGCACTGCTCGTCGCTTAATCAGCCCACCGGCAACCCAACCAGCATTTAGTCCTTCTGGTGAACAGATTGCCTACGTAACCGTTCGTGATGGCGCCAGCGATCTGCTGATCGCCGATCAGACGGGAACTGTCCTGACGCAACTGACCGATCATAATCCAGCCGTACCGGTGGGAAGTCTTGATCGAGTGTACCGTGCAGTCTGGGCCTTTTATCCGACGTGGCTACCTGATGGGAATGGTATTCTGGCAGCGGTACAGACGGCACCGCCAGTGGGTGATCCACCGGTTGATGCGCCCCTCGCCCTGTTCCGCTACGACATGACCGGTCAACGTCAACCAGTTTTCAGTGATTCTAATGCGCATTTAGGGCGGAGTATCGTTCTCCCCACCGGCGACCTGATCGCAGTACGCACACCACTCGGTAGCGATAGTCAGCAACAACTGGTTCGGATCGTAAACGGTCGGGCCACTCCGTTAGCCGGAGCACCAACCCCGGCTTACGATCCGGCGATCAGTCCTGACGGGAACTGGTTGATTTTTGCCGTGGGTGTAAACGGAGGTAGCGATCTCTATGCACTGCCGGTAGATGGCGGTGCACCGGTACGACTGACCGACATTGGTACTGCCCGCGCACCGGTCTTTGCCCCCGATGGAAACACGCTGGCGTTCCTCGCGGTGCCGTCTGGTGGGCGTGGATTTGACCTCTTCATTGCAGAGGTTACGATAACTGCCGAGGCGCTCTCATTAGGACCACCTCGGCGACTATCAACCGACTTCGCTATCAATGCTGATGGCGGCTTATCCTGGACAAAGTAA
- a CDS encoding diacylglycerol kinase family protein, whose product MRTLIVFNPTAGHAEQLEAELEAAAQVWREKGWTVELQPTSGPGDGCRLARQAAATGYDLVVAAGGDGTINEVVNGLAGSQTALATLPLGTMNVWARELGLPLQPRAAAQTLCTWSPRPIDLGRAGDRYFLLMAGIGFDAAITANIRPDEKRRLGALAYVVRGIEEVMRIRGTRARIWLDGRQIKARVLMIVIGNSQLYGGLVKITHRASIDDGLLDVCVIKGDNGINAIGHLIAILRRRFSLNPDIAYYRAHTIEVVTRPPLPVQVDGDPIGTTPLHFTVVPSALRALLPPDLPDDLIQQPPPVVRRWPQRLLLWLRRRIED is encoded by the coding sequence ATGCGCACGTTAATCGTTTTCAACCCGACAGCCGGTCACGCTGAACAGCTAGAAGCTGAACTTGAGGCTGCCGCCCAGGTCTGGCGTGAAAAGGGTTGGACTGTGGAATTACAACCGACCAGTGGCCCAGGTGATGGGTGCCGCCTGGCACGTCAGGCAGCCGCTACGGGATACGACCTGGTTGTTGCTGCTGGTGGCGATGGTACTATCAACGAGGTGGTCAATGGCCTGGCAGGTAGCCAAACGGCGCTGGCGACTCTACCACTCGGTACAATGAATGTCTGGGCCCGTGAACTGGGGCTACCACTCCAACCACGTGCTGCTGCACAGACACTCTGTACGTGGTCGCCACGACCGATTGATTTGGGACGCGCTGGTGATCGCTACTTTCTTTTGATGGCCGGAATCGGTTTTGATGCTGCCATTACCGCTAATATTCGTCCTGATGAGAAACGACGACTCGGGGCGTTAGCATACGTCGTGCGCGGTATCGAAGAGGTGATGCGGATTCGCGGTACCCGCGCTCGAATCTGGCTCGATGGGCGCCAGATCAAGGCCCGCGTGTTGATGATTGTGATCGGCAATTCCCAGTTGTACGGTGGTCTGGTGAAGATTACTCATCGGGCCAGTATTGATGATGGTCTCCTCGATGTATGCGTAATCAAAGGTGATAACGGTATCAACGCTATCGGGCATCTGATCGCCATCTTGCGTCGCCGTTTTAGTCTCAACCCCGATATTGCTTACTACCGTGCACATACGATTGAAGTTGTTACTCGCCCACCGCTACCGGTACAGGTCGACGGTGACCCGATCGGTACCACGCCGCTACATTTCACGGTGGTCCCTTCCGCATTACGGGCACTGCTTCCACCTGATTTACCAGATGATCTGATCCAGCAACCGCCACCAGTTGTTCGTCGCTGGCCGCAACGGTTGCTGCTCTGGTTACGTCGGCGGATCGAGGATTGA